In Niallia sp. FSL W8-0635, one genomic interval encodes:
- a CDS encoding ABC transporter permease, translating into MFEFNEKQLWKERTGQIAKEYGQYLKYIFNGHLVIVLVFLLGTAAFYYQAWLKTISNDFPVALIMSIILTFFLTNSPTYTFLKDADRIFLIAVETKMKKYFLKSMVVSFVIQGYLLLILLAALMPLYAQVHGGDFSRFWYLLIVLLISKGANLLIRWHIQYYVNVRYHYMDTVVRFFVNLAILYLLFADSSPLFILALLLVMAFLLIYFQKATSNKGVKWEYLIEQDEKRLASFYRFANMFTEVPMLRNRIKRRRLLDLLFSRISYAKEKVFAHLYWRTYIRAGDYFGLTIRLTLISGIFIFFLSFGPGQVFISVLFVFLTGLQLLPLWNAYDNKLWVTIYPVASSYREKSFKQIMAIILSCQGIILSLIIALKGDFLYAVISLVVNGVFIAFFVLLYINKKVKHS; encoded by the coding sequence ATGTTTGAATTTAATGAAAAACAATTGTGGAAAGAGAGAACCGGACAAATAGCAAAAGAATATGGTCAGTATTTAAAATATATTTTTAATGGACATCTTGTCATTGTTTTAGTGTTTTTGTTAGGAACCGCCGCTTTCTACTACCAAGCTTGGCTAAAGACGATTTCCAATGATTTTCCTGTTGCTCTTATTATGAGCATTATCCTTACCTTTTTTCTGACAAATAGTCCTACCTATACTTTTTTAAAGGATGCCGATCGTATCTTTTTGATTGCTGTTGAGACGAAAATGAAGAAATATTTTCTGAAGTCGATGGTTGTTAGCTTTGTTATTCAAGGATATTTACTGTTGATCCTTCTGGCAGCGCTAATGCCGTTGTATGCACAAGTACATGGTGGGGATTTTAGCCGTTTTTGGTATTTGTTAATTGTGCTATTGATAAGTAAAGGGGCAAATTTGCTTATTCGCTGGCATATTCAATATTATGTAAATGTTCGCTATCATTATATGGATACAGTTGTACGATTCTTCGTTAATTTAGCGATTCTTTATTTATTATTTGCGGATTCATCTCCATTATTTATTCTTGCATTACTTCTTGTTATGGCCTTCTTACTTATTTATTTCCAGAAGGCGACAAGCAATAAAGGAGTTAAATGGGAATATTTGATTGAACAGGATGAAAAAAGGCTAGCCTCTTTTTATCGTTTTGCGAATATGTTTACAGAGGTACCGATGCTAAGAAACCGAATTAAAAGAAGACGACTACTAGATTTATTGTTCAGCCGTATTTCTTATGCAAAAGAAAAAGTATTTGCTCATTTATACTGGAGAACGTATATCCGTGCAGGTGACTATTTTGGATTAACAATTCGGTTAACACTTATAAGTGGGATTTTTATCTTTTTCTTGTCTTTTGGGCCTGGACAGGTGTTTATTAGTGTTTTGTTTGTTTTCTTAACAGGATTACAGTTATTACCGCTTTGGAATGCTTATGATAACAAACTGTGGGTTACTATCTATCCGGTGGCATCCTCGTATAGAGAAAAATCTTTTAAGCAAATCATGGCAATCATTTTAAGTTGCCAAGGGATTATTTTATCGCTTATTATTGCACTTAAAGGGGACTTTCTGTATGCAGTAATTTCCTTGGTAGTTAATGGAGTCTTTATTGCCTTTTTTGTCTTATTGTACATAAATAAAAAAGTGAAACATTCATAA
- a CDS encoding EcsC family protein, giving the protein MNEYEHRALVEVGEWKYKLQKRSSILNRVSKKAQNKMNSYIPEKVHQTITEAIKQMIQATLAGSNILKKKNPPLIHSLQGKDEELTKKISQYKKVAVVEGAGTGAGGLLLGLADFPLLLSIKMNFLMEAATIYGYDTEQLEERVYLLYIFQLAFSSEGKRREILEVMENWDDEKNKVASLNWQELQQEYRDFIDFVKMLQLVPGIGAAVGAYANYNLMDQLGEAARNVYRWRYFQEQEQME; this is encoded by the coding sequence ATGAATGAATACGAACATAGAGCATTAGTAGAGGTCGGGGAGTGGAAGTATAAATTACAGAAACGTTCTTCGATTTTAAATAGAGTGTCCAAGAAGGCTCAAAATAAAATGAATTCATATATACCAGAAAAAGTTCATCAAACAATTACTGAAGCAATCAAACAGATGATTCAAGCAACATTGGCTGGCAGTAATATTCTAAAGAAAAAGAATCCTCCTCTCATTCATTCTTTACAGGGAAAAGATGAGGAATTAACAAAAAAAATTAGCCAATATAAAAAAGTTGCTGTTGTGGAAGGGGCTGGAACTGGTGCAGGTGGGCTTCTACTTGGATTGGCTGATTTCCCACTATTACTTTCCATTAAAATGAATTTTTTAATGGAAGCTGCAACAATCTATGGGTATGATACCGAACAATTAGAGGAAAGAGTCTATTTACTGTATATTTTTCAGCTAGCTTTTTCTAGTGAAGGAAAAAGACGAGAAATTTTAGAGGTAATGGAGAATTGGGATGATGAAAAAAATAAAGTCGCTTCTCTTAATTGGCAGGAGCTGCAACAGGAATACCGGGATTTTATTGATTTTGTGAAAATGCTTCAATTAGTACCAGGTATTGGGGCAGCGGTTGGTGCTTATGCAAATTATAATTTAATGGATCAATTAGGAGAAGCAGCTAGAAATGTTTATCGCTGGCGCTATTTTCAAGAACAGGAGCAAATGGAATAA
- a CDS encoding M20 family metallopeptidase has product MLQKIWGQLENYYDEMVEIRRYLHQHPELSFKEEKTAQYIISFYEQLGIHVTGNVGGNGVVAKIAGGKPGKTVALRADFDALPIQDEKEVEYKSKVPGVMHACGHDGHTATLLILAKVINEYKEELSGNFVFIHQHAEESNPGGAKAMIEAGCLENVDAIFGTHLWATLPTGTVSYKAGPMMAAADEFKVKIQGQGGHGAQPHKTKDSLVTASQLVINLQQIVSRKVNPIHNAVLTVGYFESGNAFNVIADTATLGGTVRTFDLETQALIKEELERVIKGTCYTANSTYEFVYDDGYPAVVNHPEETSFLARCAENIPGVLVQEGEPELTGEDFSYYLQHAKGTFFFTGAMPETNGPTYPHHHPRFDINEKAMLIAAKTLGSAAVNYNISVMEEEANTMINS; this is encoded by the coding sequence ATGCTACAAAAAATATGGGGACAATTAGAAAATTATTATGACGAAATGGTCGAAATACGAAGATACCTTCATCAACATCCAGAATTATCATTTAAAGAGGAAAAAACAGCTCAATATATCATCTCTTTCTATGAACAATTGGGAATTCATGTTACTGGAAATGTCGGTGGGAACGGAGTAGTAGCAAAAATAGCTGGAGGAAAACCTGGGAAAACGGTTGCCTTACGCGCTGATTTCGATGCCCTCCCGATACAGGATGAAAAAGAAGTAGAGTATAAATCAAAGGTTCCAGGCGTTATGCATGCCTGTGGCCATGATGGACATACAGCAACTTTATTAATACTTGCTAAAGTGATAAATGAATATAAAGAAGAATTATCAGGAAATTTCGTTTTTATTCATCAGCACGCAGAGGAATCTAACCCTGGTGGCGCAAAAGCGATGATTGAAGCAGGCTGCCTCGAAAACGTGGATGCTATATTCGGTACTCATTTATGGGCGACACTTCCTACAGGTACCGTTTCCTATAAAGCAGGTCCAATGATGGCTGCTGCAGATGAATTTAAAGTCAAAATCCAAGGTCAAGGTGGACATGGAGCACAGCCTCATAAAACGAAAGATTCTCTTGTTACCGCCTCACAACTGGTCATTAATCTCCAACAAATTGTCAGCAGAAAAGTTAATCCTATTCACAATGCTGTTTTAACTGTAGGTTACTTTGAATCAGGTAATGCTTTTAATGTAATCGCAGATACTGCTACCCTTGGAGGAACTGTTCGAACATTTGATTTAGAAACACAAGCACTTATTAAAGAAGAGCTTGAAAGAGTGATCAAGGGTACTTGTTATACAGCTAATAGTACGTATGAATTTGTATATGATGATGGATATCCTGCTGTTGTCAATCACCCAGAAGAAACTTCCTTTTTAGCTCGCTGTGCTGAAAACATTCCAGGTGTGCTTGTCCAAGAGGGAGAACCAGAATTAACAGGTGAGGACTTTTCTTATTACTTGCAACATGCAAAAGGCACTTTTTTCTTTACAGGTGCAATGCCTGAAACTAATGGACCTACTTATCCACATCATCATCCAAGATTTGATATTAATGAAAAGGCAATGCTTATTGCTGCAAAAACGTTAGGTTCTGCAGCAGTTAATTATAATATTTCCGTTATGGAAGAGGAAGCTAATACAATGATAAATTCATAA
- a CDS encoding phosphatase PAP2 family protein, which yields MDIRKSKMAWGLLILSVLFFILLLIGVSGDVNLAFDTAITDFIHMLFSTSLNPFWEGVSYLGDKIGIGIIALFFILFLWWKKKDFTGIAAFVLCVGLGNELNKWVKDLVARPRPITADTIDADSFSFPSGHAMVGLLLYLFIAHIIAKDLKTNAGKLILAGAAFLLTLLIGISRIALGAHYPTDVIGGYLLGGIWLFIWVGLYETFKDRLNRREKKRV from the coding sequence ATGGATATTAGAAAATCAAAAATGGCTTGGGGGCTGTTAATCCTTTCCGTCTTATTTTTTATACTTCTTCTTATTGGTGTATCTGGAGATGTTAATTTAGCATTTGATACAGCAATAACCGATTTTATACATATGCTTTTTTCAACTAGTTTAAATCCTTTTTGGGAAGGAGTATCTTATTTAGGAGATAAGATTGGGATTGGAATAATTGCCTTGTTTTTTATTCTTTTTCTTTGGTGGAAAAAGAAAGATTTTACAGGAATTGCCGCTTTTGTTTTATGTGTGGGACTAGGAAATGAATTAAATAAATGGGTAAAGGATTTAGTAGCAAGACCTAGACCGATAACAGCTGACACTATAGATGCTGACAGTTTTAGTTTTCCGAGCGGGCATGCTATGGTAGGCTTACTTCTCTACTTGTTTATTGCCCATATTATTGCGAAAGATTTAAAAACAAATGCAGGAAAGCTAATCCTGGCAGGTGCTGCATTTTTGTTAACTCTGCTGATCGGAATCAGTAGAATTGCTTTAGGTGCTCACTATCCAACAGATGTTATTGGAGGGTATTTATTAGGTGGTATCTGGTTATTTATATGGGTAGGCTTGTATGAAACTTTTAAAGATAGACTTAATAGGCGTGAGAAAAAGCGAGTGTGA
- the liaF gene encoding cell wall-active antibiotics response protein LiaF → MKKSISKTMFSITLLIVGVILLLINIGVISLEIKKIFVIIYPFLLLVYGMLSLYQIFLKRKDNLFFTLFIITFSILLILDRFQVLEFGFMDFWKLWPLVIILVALGLISPKKFSFEFDSGGNRYTKKSFRIGDVKYNTDNWAVEPMHISHGIGDVYIDFSKAFIPEGETELFIHARIGDIKIIVPDDLAINVTAESKIGEVRILQSNRDGLGNSLAYVTSDYEEAIKKIKLNILINIGDIAVQKV, encoded by the coding sequence TTGAAGAAATCTATTTCCAAAACAATGTTTTCCATTACTTTGCTTATAGTAGGAGTGATCCTATTACTCATTAATATAGGTGTCATTTCCTTGGAAATAAAAAAAATATTTGTCATAATATATCCTTTCTTGTTGCTTGTTTATGGAATGCTATCGCTTTATCAAATCTTTTTAAAAAGAAAGGATAATTTATTTTTCACTTTATTTATAATTACTTTTTCCATTTTATTAATCTTGGATCGTTTTCAAGTATTGGAATTTGGCTTTATGGATTTTTGGAAACTATGGCCGTTAGTTATTATCCTTGTGGCATTAGGGCTTATTAGTCCTAAAAAATTTTCCTTTGAATTTGATAGTGGAGGCAACCGATATACAAAGAAATCATTTCGAATTGGTGATGTGAAATATAATACTGACAATTGGGCTGTTGAGCCAATGCATATATCTCATGGGATAGGGGATGTGTATATCGATTTTAGCAAAGCCTTTATTCCAGAAGGGGAAACCGAACTATTTATACATGCTAGAATAGGTGATATAAAAATAATTGTTCCAGATGATTTAGCGATTAATGTCACTGCAGAATCAAAGATTGGAGAAGTACGCATACTCCAATCAAATAGAGATGGGCTTGGAAATAGCTTAGCGTATGTAACTTCCGATTATGAAGAGGCAATAAAAAAAATTAAATTAAATATTTTGATTAATATAGGCGATATAGCTGTGCAAAAGGTATAG
- a CDS encoding sensor histidine kinase, whose translation MKQTSSRYGYYRNVALTSMISSLLLFISTQIYLYLFPESFMSAIESFILAVIWFFLTSLIGFYFAFKWNSIIKKQLDEIFWFTSSLRRGKIPEKMQMSINEYVYDVKEELNQLADYHQEQVHSLQRLANEKITLSQTAHNAAVIEERQRLARDLHDVVSQQLFALNMMSSAAYKIFDHNPVLAKEQLKEIVSIAGKAQGEMRALLLHLRPVELSNDTLCDGIIKLIQELKGKTTLHFSASIDEIEGLTTAGQEHLFRIVQEALSNVLRHSYADKARIILEERGNYAHLHIGDNGKGFDPTIERIASYGMKTMRERCEEIGGVMEIRSKIGDGTYIDIRVPIKG comes from the coding sequence ATGAAACAGACAAGTAGTCGCTATGGATATTACCGAAATGTAGCTTTAACGAGTATGATTAGTTCTTTATTGCTATTTATAAGTACACAAATATATTTGTATTTGTTTCCTGAGTCTTTTATGTCTGCTATAGAAAGCTTTATTTTAGCAGTTATTTGGTTTTTCCTAACTTCCTTGATTGGATTTTATTTTGCTTTTAAATGGAATAGCATAATTAAGAAACAATTAGATGAAATATTTTGGTTTACATCGTCTTTACGGAGAGGGAAAATCCCAGAGAAAATGCAGATGTCTATAAATGAGTATGTGTATGATGTGAAGGAAGAGCTCAATCAACTTGCTGATTATCACCAAGAACAAGTGCATTCCCTTCAAAGGCTAGCAAATGAAAAAATAACACTTAGCCAAACAGCTCATAATGCTGCAGTAATAGAAGAAAGGCAAAGATTGGCAAGAGATTTGCATGATGTAGTTAGTCAACAATTATTTGCTTTAAATATGATGTCTTCTGCAGCTTATAAAATTTTTGATCATAATCCAGTACTAGCAAAAGAACAGTTAAAAGAAATTGTATCGATTGCAGGGAAAGCACAAGGAGAAATGCGAGCGTTATTACTGCATTTAAGACCAGTTGAATTAAGTAATGATACCTTGTGTGATGGAATTATTAAACTAATACAAGAGCTGAAAGGGAAAACAACGCTACATTTTTCTGCTAGTATAGATGAAATTGAAGGTTTGACAACAGCTGGTCAAGAGCATTTATTCCGAATCGTACAGGAAGCTTTATCCAATGTGCTTCGTCATTCTTATGCAGATAAAGCAAGAATTATTTTGGAAGAACGTGGGAATTATGCTCATTTACATATAGGCGATAATGGAAAAGGCTTTGATCCAACGATAGAAAGAATTGCTTCCTATGGAATGAAAACGATGAGAGAGCGCTGTGAAGAAATTGGTGGTGTAATGGAAATTCGTTCAAAAATCGGTGACGGCACTTATATTGATATTAGAGTACCTATAAAGGGGTGA
- a CDS encoding response regulator transcription factor codes for MIRVVVVDDHEMVRKGIISYLMTESNIQIVGEANSGQTAVQLVLKEKPDIVLMDLLMENGNGIEATKAILTEYPSCKIIIITSFYDEAQVIPAIEAGAFSYLLKTASALEVVQAIHKANSGEAVIEPKVANVMVKKLRATERKPHDDLTERELEVLMCIGEGMTNQAISEELYIGIKTVKTHVSNILSKLGVADRTQAAVYANRNGVIKTR; via the coding sequence ATGATTAGAGTAGTAGTAGTGGATGATCATGAAATGGTCCGGAAAGGGATTATTTCTTATTTAATGACAGAGTCGAATATTCAAATTGTAGGAGAAGCAAATAGTGGGCAAACGGCTGTTCAGCTTGTCTTAAAAGAAAAGCCAGACATTGTGCTAATGGATTTATTGATGGAAAACGGGAATGGAATCGAAGCGACTAAAGCCATTCTAACAGAATATCCAAGCTGTAAAATCATTATTATTACTAGCTTTTATGATGAAGCTCAAGTAATTCCGGCGATAGAGGCAGGGGCTTTTAGTTATTTATTAAAAACAGCAAGTGCACTTGAAGTTGTTCAGGCTATTCATAAAGCAAATAGTGGCGAAGCGGTTATTGAGCCAAAAGTTGCGAACGTAATGGTGAAAAAGTTACGAGCAACAGAAAGAAAACCTCATGATGATTTAACAGAAAGAGAACTGGAAGTACTAATGTGTATTGGGGAAGGGATGACAAATCAAGCAATTAGTGAGGAATTATACATAGGAATAAAAACAGTAAAGACTCATGTTAGCAATATTTTATCCAAGCTAGGAGTAGCCGACCGAACACAAGCAGCCGTGTATGCAAATAGAAATGGCGTCATCAAGACAAGGTAA
- a CDS encoding antibiotic biosynthesis monooxygenase, translating into MKIYLTSGTYDYLWKKYENEFSKETLLLMQDTNSDRAILLHESQAPSFFKEPRSYDILFTHGILENKGFITMNHIPVSEDNKPIFEHSLMKYFTSNTKREMQAIRFLRPNKGDTYIILRLWEEKTSYIKWMQQPENAKAPIGKNGEKSWNSSQHSIFNGKPYFMQLTIPEED; encoded by the coding sequence ATGAAAATCTATCTTACTAGCGGAACATATGATTATTTATGGAAGAAATACGAGAATGAATTTTCTAAAGAAACGTTATTGTTAATGCAAGACACAAATAGTGATCGGGCAATCCTACTTCACGAAAGTCAAGCACCTTCCTTTTTTAAAGAACCAAGAAGCTACGACATATTATTTACGCACGGAATATTAGAAAACAAAGGCTTTATTACAATGAATCATATCCCTGTAAGTGAGGACAATAAACCTATTTTCGAGCATAGCTTGATGAAATATTTTACTTCTAACACAAAAAGAGAGATGCAAGCAATTCGATTCCTCCGTCCTAATAAGGGAGATACTTATATTATCCTTCGTCTATGGGAAGAAAAAACAAGCTATATTAAGTGGATGCAGCAGCCAGAAAATGCAAAGGCACCCATCGGAAAAAATGGTGAAAAAAGCTGGAATAGTTCCCAGCATTCTATCTTTAATGGCAAACCATACTTCATGCAATTAACTATTCCAGAGGAAGATTAA
- the hemE gene encoding uroporphyrinogen decarboxylase — protein sequence MSKQMKDTFLKAAKGQPTDYVPVWYMRQAGRSQPEYRAIKEKYSLFEITHQPELCAYVTKLPVDQYDVDAAVLYKDIMTPLPAIGVDVEIKSGIGPVIENPIQSMDDISRLGMLHPEQDIKYVLDTIKLLTTEQLNVPLIGFSGAPFTLASYMIEGGPSKNYHKTKAFMYAKPEAWTVLMEKLGDMVVTYVKAQIQAGASAIQIFDSWVGALNVEDYRLFIKPVMERIFSQLKEENVPFIMHGVGASHLALEWNNLPLDVVGLDWRLPISEARKMGITKAVQGNLDPAVLLAPWNVIEERAKQIINQGIEQPGFIFNLGHGVFPDVDPAVLKRLTGFIHEYSGDLLSKRVGK from the coding sequence ATGAGCAAACAAATGAAAGATACATTTTTAAAAGCAGCAAAAGGACAGCCCACGGATTATGTTCCAGTATGGTATATGAGACAGGCTGGACGCTCCCAACCTGAATACCGAGCAATTAAAGAGAAATATTCTTTGTTTGAAATTACACATCAGCCAGAATTATGTGCTTATGTTACAAAATTACCGGTTGATCAATATGATGTTGATGCTGCTGTATTATATAAAGATATTATGACGCCACTTCCAGCAATTGGTGTAGATGTTGAAATAAAATCAGGGATTGGACCAGTGATAGAGAATCCTATTCAGTCAATGGACGATATTTCAAGACTTGGTATGTTACATCCTGAACAAGATATTAAGTATGTCCTTGATACTATAAAGCTACTGACAACGGAGCAATTAAATGTACCGTTAATTGGTTTTTCTGGCGCCCCTTTCACTCTTGCTAGTTATATGATTGAAGGTGGACCATCGAAAAATTATCATAAAACAAAAGCATTTATGTATGCAAAACCAGAAGCTTGGACTGTTCTAATGGAAAAGCTTGGCGATATGGTTGTTACCTATGTGAAGGCGCAGATTCAGGCTGGAGCAAGTGCTATTCAAATTTTTGATTCCTGGGTAGGTGCTTTGAATGTAGAAGACTATCGCCTATTCATTAAACCTGTAATGGAAAGAATCTTTTCACAATTAAAGGAAGAAAATGTCCCTTTTATCATGCATGGTGTTGGAGCAAGTCATTTAGCTTTAGAATGGAATAATCTTCCTCTTGATGTAGTTGGGCTTGATTGGAGATTGCCAATTTCAGAAGCAAGAAAGATGGGGATAACGAAAGCGGTTCAAGGAAATCTGGATCCTGCTGTGTTACTTGCACCATGGAATGTTATTGAAGAAAGGGCCAAACAAATTATTAATCAGGGAATCGAACAACCAGGCTTTATCTTTAATCTAGGACATGGGGTATTCCCAGATGTAGATCCTGCTGTGTTAAAAAGACTGACTGGGTTTATTCATGAATATTCTGGTGATTTATTAAGTAAGCGTGTGGGTAAATAA
- the hemH gene encoding ferrochelatase, translated as MSRKKMGLLVMAYGTPYKEEDIERYYTDIRHGRKPTDEMLEDLRSRYEAIGGLSPLAKITMEQAKGLEAHLNEIQDDIEFKMYLGLKHIEPFVEDAVKMMHKDGIQEAVSIVLAPHYSTFSIKSYNNRAKEEAEKLGGLTIHSIESWYKEPKFINYWVNQLKETYRKMSEEERNNAALIVSAHSLPEKILQYGDPYPEQLKETADLIAKEAGISTYYLGWQSAGNTPDPWLGPDVQDLTRDLYDKHGYKAFVYVPVGFVAEHLEVLYDNDYECLVVTEEVGASYYRPKMPNAQPEFIDALATAVLKEIALPIKG; from the coding sequence ATGAGTCGCAAAAAAATGGGACTTCTAGTTATGGCATACGGAACGCCATATAAGGAAGAGGATATTGAGAGATATTATACGGATATTAGACATGGAAGAAAGCCGACAGATGAAATGCTTGAAGATTTACGAAGTCGTTATGAAGCAATTGGTGGACTTTCGCCATTAGCGAAAATTACAATGGAACAGGCAAAAGGATTAGAAGCACATCTTAACGAAATACAAGATGATATTGAATTTAAAATGTATCTAGGCTTAAAGCATATTGAACCATTTGTAGAAGATGCTGTAAAGATGATGCATAAAGATGGCATACAAGAAGCGGTAAGTATTGTGCTTGCTCCTCACTATTCTACATTTAGTATTAAATCTTATAATAATCGTGCAAAAGAAGAAGCAGAAAAACTAGGTGGATTAACGATTCATAGTATTGAAAGCTGGTATAAGGAGCCTAAGTTTATTAACTATTGGGTAAATCAATTAAAAGAGACATACCGTAAAATGTCTGAAGAAGAAAGAAATAATGCAGCATTAATTGTATCTGCACATAGTTTACCAGAAAAAATTCTTCAATATGGAGACCCTTATCCAGAGCAATTAAAGGAAACGGCAGATTTAATTGCGAAAGAAGCAGGAATTTCTACTTATTATTTAGGTTGGCAAAGTGCGGGTAATACACCAGATCCTTGGCTTGGACCAGATGTTCAAGATTTAACAAGAGATTTATACGATAAGCATGGATATAAAGCATTTGTTTATGTTCCAGTAGGATTTGTTGCAGAACATTTAGAGGTTTTATATGACAATGACTACGAATGCCTTGTGGTTACTGAGGAAGTTGGGGCAAGTTATTATCGACCAAAGATGCCGAATGCGCAGCCAGAATTTATTGATGCATTAGCAACAGCAGTGTTAAAAGAAATTGCTTTACCTATTAAAGGATAA
- a CDS encoding TetR/AcrR family transcriptional regulator, which translates to MSVNRRKLILEAATKSFSMFGYKATTMDHVAKIANVGKGTIYTFFKNKEELFYEIINDLIAEMKERADESFNPTSTFMENVHRALMNMLEYRKEHQLTVKLFQEQREIGTLEVKEVINHLENAILNYMKIRVQEAVDKGEIQIKDSELTSFIIFKVYLALIFEWEKNHPPLSAEEIASSLEMHLFYGLSGESLVSK; encoded by the coding sequence ATGAGTGTTAATCGTAGAAAGCTTATTTTAGAAGCTGCGACAAAATCCTTTTCTATGTTCGGTTATAAAGCAACTACTATGGACCATGTCGCTAAAATCGCAAATGTCGGAAAAGGAACTATTTATACTTTTTTTAAGAATAAGGAAGAGCTCTTTTACGAAATTATTAATGATTTGATAGCGGAAATGAAGGAAAGAGCAGATGAGTCTTTTAATCCTACCTCTACGTTTATGGAAAATGTCCATCGTGCATTGATGAATATGCTTGAGTACAGAAAAGAACATCAATTGACGGTAAAACTTTTTCAAGAACAACGCGAAATCGGTACTTTAGAAGTAAAGGAAGTTATTAATCACTTAGAAAATGCCATTTTAAATTATATGAAAATACGTGTGCAAGAAGCCGTAGATAAAGGGGAAATTCAGATAAAAGATTCAGAGTTGACCTCTTTTATTATCTTTAAAGTATACCTAGCATTAATTTTTGAATGGGAGAAAAATCACCCACCTCTTAGTGCTGAGGAAATAGCTTCTAGTTTAGAAATGCATTTATTTTATGGATTATCAGGGGAGTCCCTAGTTTCTAAGTAA